Proteins encoded by one window of Tunturibacter psychrotolerans:
- a CDS encoding LLM class flavin-dependent oxidoreductase, with product MELGLYTLSDLITDPKTGVQMNAHDRIDETIKAATLADQVGLEVFGVGEHHRLDFAVSSPAIVLAAIAQTTKRIRLTSSVTVLSAADPVRVFQDFSTVDLISGGRAEIIAGRGVFTEPFPLFGVDLRDYDQLFSEKLDLLRKLSRTERITWRGNFRSALQDAEISPRPIQRELPIWIGVGGTPQSAVRAGTLGLPMALAVLGGPMTGIKPIVDLYREAGQRAGHSLSNLKVSINSHAYLGEDAQQVREFHRAFYQQYLSEAMPRGKRAVKLSPDEFQSMTGPGTGLMIGSAQEMIDKIMREYELLHHDRFLAQIDIGRLPFREVAKAIVLFGEKVAPVIRAETRTDAPTTADEIQPPTSDGESSNEDELAVTRA from the coding sequence ATGGAACTCGGTCTTTACACGCTCTCCGATCTCATCACGGACCCCAAAACGGGCGTTCAGATGAATGCCCATGACCGTATCGACGAAACAATCAAAGCGGCTACGCTCGCGGATCAGGTGGGGCTCGAAGTGTTCGGCGTTGGAGAACACCACCGCCTCGATTTTGCCGTCTCGTCCCCAGCGATCGTCCTGGCCGCGATCGCTCAGACGACCAAACGCATTCGGCTCACGAGTTCAGTGACGGTCTTGAGCGCAGCCGATCCGGTTCGGGTCTTTCAAGACTTTTCCACGGTGGATCTTATTTCGGGAGGTCGTGCAGAGATCATCGCAGGACGAGGAGTCTTTACAGAACCATTCCCGTTGTTCGGAGTCGACCTGCGTGACTACGATCAGCTGTTCTCAGAGAAACTCGACCTCCTCAGAAAGCTCAGCCGGACGGAGCGGATCACCTGGAGAGGAAACTTCCGCAGTGCCTTGCAAGATGCGGAGATCTCCCCGCGCCCCATACAGCGGGAGTTGCCGATCTGGATCGGTGTGGGGGGTACACCGCAGAGTGCGGTTCGCGCGGGGACCTTGGGTCTGCCGATGGCACTGGCAGTTCTGGGAGGTCCGATGACTGGCATCAAACCAATCGTTGACCTGTACCGAGAGGCCGGTCAACGAGCCGGACATTCTCTTTCGAATTTGAAGGTCAGTATCAACAGTCACGCCTACCTCGGTGAGGACGCACAACAGGTACGGGAGTTTCATCGGGCGTTTTACCAGCAATATCTGAGCGAAGCGATGCCGCGGGGCAAGCGAGCAGTGAAACTCTCGCCGGACGAGTTCCAAAGTATGACCGGACCAGGCACAGGCCTGATGATCGGCTCCGCGCAGGAGATGATCGACAAGATTATGCGGGAGTACGAACTCCTCCATCATGATCGTTTTCTCGCGCAGATCGACATCGGACGCCTTCCTTTCCGTGAGGTCGCAAAAGCGATTGTGCTCTTTGGCGAGAAAGTCGCTCCAGTCATAAGAGCCGAGACAAGGACAGATGCTCCAACGACAGCGGATGAAATTCAACCACCAACATCGGATGGAGAATCATCCAATGAAGATGAGTTGGCTGTGACTCGGGCATGA
- a CDS encoding antibiotic biosynthesis monooxygenase encodes MFQISLRMMARPNRSMEAVEALRSIRVASRMDRGFIAGRIYQEVDNPDALCFEQDWSSEPELKSHIRSNCFTDLLMLMETSPEVPVLEIHSIRDVFGINYIEAVRYSDS; translated from the coding sequence ATGTTCCAAATCAGCCTAAGAATGATGGCTCGACCCAATCGTTCCATGGAAGCTGTCGAGGCCCTGCGATCTATCAGAGTTGCCTCGCGAATGGACCGGGGATTCATTGCGGGCCGGATCTACCAGGAAGTCGATAATCCAGACGCTCTCTGCTTTGAGCAGGACTGGTCGAGCGAACCAGAGTTGAAATCGCACATTCGATCGAACTGCTTCACTGATCTGTTGATGCTTATGGAGACATCCCCCGAGGTACCGGTACTTGAGATTCATTCAATCAGGGATGTGTTTGGGATCAATTACATCGAGGCCGTACGTTATTCCGACAGCTAG
- a CDS encoding arylsulfatase, producing the protein MNFKAGSKQMAVLLFTVVMLFVSVCQVLQAQAPSAKKPNIIVIMGDDIGWFNLGSYNSGIMLNATPNLDKFAKQGMRLTDYYAEASCTAGRANFITGELPIRTGLTTVGQAGSLIGLPAQAPTIATALKSLGYETGQFGKNHLGDHNSALPCVHGFDEYFGYLYHLNAMEDPFYYTYPAEWKDTVGPRNLIHCWANDTSDSTVQPRWGEVGKQKIVDEGPLPPDPRPGIKYDMGTFDEVITQSTIEFMEKAKKDDKPFFVWMNPTRAHVLTHLSPKYDGMRNTETDFGLEEAALKQMDDNIGVVLKWVHDSGEEDNTIVVFTTDNGAEVYTWPDGGTTPFAGAKGEVTEGSFRVPALIRWPGHVRADTVSNGIMSGLDWFPTLVAAAGNPDINGQLLKGVKLGDRSYKVHLDGYDQTDMLTGNGPSKRHEIWYFAQTKLGALRYDNYKYQFIVQPQGWIGPTVYPNMPILTNLRQDPFERMGWPSNGFTNGSIAYWDSFKHEMWRFVVPGQVIAKYIPSMIEYPPMQAGGNFSIQDLREKVEAAQKAASAGNE; encoded by the coding sequence ATGAACTTTAAAGCAGGAAGCAAGCAGATGGCGGTACTTCTTTTTACCGTCGTAATGCTCTTCGTTAGCGTGTGCCAGGTTCTGCAAGCGCAAGCTCCATCCGCCAAAAAGCCAAACATCATCGTGATCATGGGGGATGATATCGGATGGTTCAATCTCGGCTCTTACAACTCTGGCATCATGCTGAACGCGACTCCTAATCTCGACAAATTCGCTAAGCAGGGGATGAGGCTTACCGATTACTACGCCGAGGCTAGTTGCACTGCCGGTCGCGCCAACTTCATTACGGGCGAACTGCCGATACGTACAGGCTTGACCACGGTCGGTCAAGCAGGCTCGTTGATCGGCTTGCCAGCACAAGCGCCAACGATCGCAACCGCGCTAAAGTCACTTGGTTATGAGACTGGCCAATTTGGCAAAAACCATCTCGGCGACCACAACTCCGCGTTACCGTGCGTACACGGCTTCGACGAATACTTCGGCTATCTTTATCACCTTAACGCGATGGAAGATCCCTTTTATTACACCTACCCCGCCGAATGGAAGGACACGGTTGGTCCCCGAAATCTGATTCATTGCTGGGCAAATGACACATCTGACTCCACGGTACAGCCGCGATGGGGAGAGGTGGGTAAACAGAAGATAGTGGATGAAGGACCTCTGCCGCCGGACCCAAGGCCGGGAATTAAATACGACATGGGCACGTTTGATGAGGTGATTACACAATCAACCATCGAATTCATGGAGAAAGCCAAGAAGGACGATAAGCCGTTCTTCGTCTGGATGAATCCCACACGGGCGCACGTGTTAACTCATCTGTCGCCGAAGTACGACGGAATGCGCAACACGGAGACCGACTTCGGATTGGAAGAAGCGGCACTCAAGCAGATGGATGACAACATTGGCGTAGTCCTGAAGTGGGTTCATGATTCCGGTGAAGAGGACAATACGATCGTTGTGTTTACCACCGACAACGGCGCTGAGGTATACACCTGGCCCGATGGCGGCACAACCCCGTTCGCGGGCGCAAAGGGAGAGGTCACCGAAGGCTCTTTCAGGGTTCCAGCTTTGATCCGTTGGCCAGGACACGTTAGAGCCGACACGGTATCGAATGGCATCATGTCCGGCCTCGATTGGTTTCCGACGCTGGTTGCAGCAGCGGGAAATCCGGATATCAACGGTCAACTACTCAAAGGTGTGAAGCTGGGCGACCGCAGCTACAAGGTTCATCTCGACGGGTACGACCAGACTGATATGCTGACCGGCAACGGACCTTCCAAGCGGCATGAGATCTGGTATTTCGCCCAGACAAAGCTCGGGGCACTTCGGTATGACAACTACAAATACCAGTTCATTGTTCAGCCACAAGGATGGATAGGGCCGACTGTCTATCCAAACATGCCCATTCTCACAAACCTTCGGCAGGATCCTTTCGAACGCATGGGTTGGCCTTCCAACGGCTTCACTAACGGCTCTATCGCATATTGGGACTCGTTCAAACACGAGATGTGGCGGTTCGTCGTGCCCGGACAGGTCATCGCAAAATACATTCCGTCGATGATTGAATATCCCCCAATGCAAGCGGGCGGAAACTTCAGTATCCAGGATTTGAGAGAAAAAGTAGAGGCCGCACAGAAAGCAGCATCGGCGGGCAATGAGTAA
- a CDS encoding amidohydrolase family protein, with product MFFYRESVDVDYSMEIQRQSGVSSCINSYGGEVETFAQHIIKTNTVDTLKFLNDESFELRDRFPEDVACMANAHALEENTRDVIDPLISNKEACAISISTSYGSGTDQIFLDSPQAEWLWEYAQDKDVLVHIHPPLVSIGAAAMQQYRLIEAVGRPFDTALSAARMIYSGVFDRYPKLKVLFVHMGGALAPVICRLDWNWELNYKGIQNPPIHKADKNLRKPSEYFKSNIYVDTMGPSAIGLKAMVEMCGIDRILFGTDFGPVPMSPKLHIDLVNETIPDAGDRKKIFSTNTLALLRLAESAPRLVSQAA from the coding sequence ATGTTTTTCTATCGCGAGTCGGTTGACGTTGATTATTCGATGGAGATTCAGCGGCAGAGTGGGGTGTCTTCTTGCATAAACAGCTATGGCGGGGAGGTAGAGACCTTCGCCCAACACATCATTAAAACGAACACCGTGGACACGCTCAAGTTTTTGAATGACGAGTCCTTCGAGCTTCGGGATCGGTTCCCCGAGGACGTTGCCTGCATGGCCAACGCTCATGCTCTGGAAGAGAATACGCGTGATGTGATTGATCCGCTAATCTCGAACAAAGAAGCCTGCGCTATCAGCATTTCAACCAGCTATGGAAGCGGTACAGATCAGATCTTCCTCGATTCGCCCCAAGCCGAGTGGCTATGGGAATACGCTCAGGATAAGGATGTCCTCGTTCATATTCATCCACCACTGGTATCGATAGGCGCTGCTGCAATGCAGCAGTATAGGCTCATCGAAGCCGTAGGCCGGCCATTCGATACGGCGCTGTCGGCAGCTCGCATGATCTACAGCGGCGTCTTCGATAGATACCCAAAGCTGAAGGTTCTTTTCGTTCACATGGGCGGGGCCCTCGCACCCGTGATTTGCAGACTCGATTGGAACTGGGAGTTGAACTACAAAGGCATCCAGAACCCTCCGATCCACAAAGCGGATAAGAACCTTCGTAAGCCTTCGGAGTACTTCAAGTCGAATATCTATGTGGATACGATGGGTCCCAGCGCGATCGGCCTCAAGGCCATGGTCGAGATGTGCGGTATTGACCGCATACTGTTTGGAACTGACTTCGGGCCGGTTCCAATGAGCCCAAAGTTGCACATCGATCTTGTAAACGAAACGATCCCCGATGCTGGAGATCGCAAGAAAATTTTCTCAACCAATACACTCGCCTTGCTCCGTTTGGCTGAGAGTGCACCTCGCCTCGTTTCCCAAGCTGCTTAG
- a CDS encoding MarR family winged helix-turn-helix transcriptional regulator — translation MKTPVQTESKPKPGSSPEEVAHLEMMRTMEVLSHRFAQVLKAEDLSETQYNVLRILRGAPEGIPCGEIGNRMVTRDSDITRLLDRLEKRSLVSRSRESKDRRTVWARITPEGLKLLARLDKPVLATHFELLGHLGAKRLKLLTDLLRLARQPHG, via the coding sequence ATGAAAACCCCTGTCCAAACCGAGTCCAAGCCAAAGCCAGGATCCTCCCCAGAAGAGGTCGCGCACCTTGAGATGATGCGGACGATGGAGGTTCTGTCGCACCGGTTTGCGCAGGTGTTGAAAGCCGAAGATCTTTCCGAGACACAGTACAACGTGCTGCGGATTCTGCGGGGCGCCCCGGAGGGAATTCCGTGCGGCGAGATTGGCAACCGTATGGTGACGCGGGACTCAGATATCACACGGCTGCTTGATCGGCTCGAGAAGCGGTCTTTAGTCTCCCGTTCCCGGGAGAGTAAGGATCGGCGGACGGTGTGGGCGCGGATTACGCCGGAGGGACTGAAACTGCTGGCGCGGCTGGATAAACCCGTGCTTGCGACTCATTTCGAACTCCTGGGTCACCTTGGGGCCAAGCGATTGAAGCTTCTGACGGATCTGCTGCGTCTTGCGCGCCAACCTCACGGTTAA
- a CDS encoding response regulator: protein MALAKVLVVDDDQAIRMSLCAILEKNGFEVTCAGDVSEALKFISLHKYDVLLSDLHMPGPGDGLTVVSAMRHANPEAVTMLLSSFPEMSAAANAILMQTDEILVKPMKVPDLIDAIKQRLAKGPLHKRKVETLAAILERTTEDGIADWYEEVEKEETLMAVPLSRAARCKHLPQLFRDLGRRLLALHPLGTRELKSEAASNHGFDRRRQGYTAAMMVEESRILQVTIFHTLQKNLGTIDFSVLLLGVMTIADEVDSQLSQAMKSYIAESVQDALPA, encoded by the coding sequence ATGGCGCTCGCGAAAGTTTTGGTGGTTGATGATGACCAAGCCATCCGCATGAGTCTTTGCGCAATCCTTGAAAAAAATGGTTTCGAGGTAACTTGCGCCGGCGATGTCAGTGAAGCCCTGAAGTTCATCAGTTTGCATAAGTACGATGTGCTGCTTAGTGATTTGCATATGCCGGGGCCCGGAGACGGACTTACCGTTGTCAGTGCCATGCGTCACGCAAATCCCGAAGCAGTGACGATGCTCTTGAGTTCGTTTCCCGAGATGTCCGCGGCCGCCAATGCCATTCTGATGCAAACGGACGAGATTCTGGTCAAGCCGATGAAGGTGCCAGACCTCATCGACGCGATTAAGCAGCGTCTCGCCAAGGGACCGCTCCATAAGCGTAAGGTCGAAACCTTAGCCGCAATTCTCGAACGCACTACAGAGGACGGCATTGCTGACTGGTATGAAGAGGTCGAGAAGGAAGAGACCCTGATGGCGGTGCCTCTTAGTCGTGCGGCCCGTTGCAAGCATCTACCCCAACTCTTCCGGGATCTTGGGCGCCGGCTGCTTGCGCTTCATCCGCTCGGCACCAGAGAACTTAAGTCAGAAGCAGCTTCGAATCATGGATTTGACCGACGCAGGCAGGGCTACACGGCGGCCATGATGGTGGAAGAGAGTCGCATTCTTCAGGTGACCATCTTCCATACACTTCAGAAAAACCTGGGCACCATCGACTTTAGCGTTCTGCTTCTCGGCGTCATGACGATTGCCGATGAGGTGGATTCACAGTTAAGCCAAGCAATGAAAAGCTACATCGCCGAATCCGTTCAAGATGCCCTGCCCGCATAA
- a CDS encoding TniQ family protein gives MTNVSNLLPWHPRRLDDEILSSWILRIAAGNNVSVRSLCAWLGNDQPVAALDRMAYTSPFIDSIAEAIGVEKEQVIECLPSSLHGLSRTPVYRPLGAAPMPWRLWQGSYGVMGNQYCPTCLGEKGHHQLPWSIAIYTCCLRHSCFLRESCPHCGNHFEVRLDFSTRAWLIQERTCNGALTAIDQSLVAHHPSARTKGL, from the coding sequence GTGACGAACGTGTCAAATCTCTTACCATGGCACCCACGCCGTCTTGACGACGAGATTTTGTCTTCCTGGATTCTTAGGATTGCAGCCGGGAATAACGTGTCCGTTAGAAGCCTTTGTGCATGGCTTGGGAACGACCAACCTGTTGCAGCGTTGGATCGCATGGCGTACACAAGTCCGTTCATAGACTCCATCGCAGAGGCGATTGGAGTCGAAAAAGAACAGGTAATTGAATGCCTACCTTCCAGCCTTCATGGACTGTCGAGGACACCGGTCTATCGACCACTGGGAGCCGCGCCTATGCCGTGGCGTCTATGGCAAGGGTCATACGGTGTTATGGGTAACCAGTATTGCCCAACTTGTCTTGGGGAGAAGGGTCACCATCAGCTCCCGTGGTCTATCGCCATATACACCTGCTGTTTAAGGCACAGTTGCTTCCTTCGAGAAAGCTGTCCTCACTGCGGAAACCATTTCGAAGTGCGTCTCGATTTCTCAACTCGAGCTTGGTTAATCCAGGAAAGGACCTGCAACGGTGCGCTTACTGCAATCGATCAGTCGCTAGTTGCGCACCATCCGAGCGCGCGGACAAAAGGACTTTGA
- a CDS encoding NAD(P)-dependent oxidoreductase, translating to MKIGFFGKQNAFALEMFRRLQLDHSRDEFSKWQPDEEAPSTELEVIIAFDRVVSTEMEAQANLGLIQMASAGYEGVDVDAATKAGVWVGAAPTTKTGNGESVAEVAVLLMLAASRRLNEELSFTHGTPQDRSEKLQENMALFGKTACIVGLGGIGDLLIERLRGFGMILTGVDDHPEHAPNGVRAYGRHELKIAAAAADYVVLAIPGTTENENMIDGTVLAAMKKNAVLVNVGRGTLVDEPALLAAVKSGHLFGAGLDVVKDEPLSGENPLLGEPRIFVTPHIAGSTDVMLDGTLRYLGEVLAEYRNGLRSAGIINDPIKPRVLLRKPFNGDKSHNKSSLVAAG from the coding sequence ATGAAGATCGGATTTTTCGGAAAGCAGAATGCATTTGCTCTGGAGATGTTTAGGCGACTTCAGTTGGACCACTCACGAGACGAGTTTTCTAAATGGCAGCCGGATGAGGAGGCTCCATCGACGGAATTGGAGGTGATCATTGCTTTCGATAGAGTCGTGTCTACGGAAATGGAAGCACAAGCGAACCTTGGTCTGATCCAGATGGCCTCTGCTGGGTACGAGGGAGTGGATGTTGATGCGGCAACGAAGGCTGGCGTCTGGGTGGGAGCAGCGCCTACGACGAAGACCGGCAATGGTGAATCGGTGGCTGAAGTTGCTGTGTTGTTGATGCTTGCAGCCTCTCGCAGGCTGAATGAAGAACTTTCCTTTACACATGGCACCCCGCAGGACCGGTCCGAGAAGCTGCAAGAGAATATGGCGCTTTTCGGCAAGACCGCTTGCATTGTAGGGCTCGGAGGAATCGGAGATCTGCTGATCGAAAGGCTCCGAGGATTCGGGATGATCTTGACGGGCGTCGATGATCACCCGGAGCACGCGCCGAATGGAGTTCGAGCATATGGACGCCACGAGTTGAAGATCGCAGCGGCGGCTGCTGACTATGTGGTCCTGGCCATTCCGGGAACGACAGAAAATGAAAACATGATCGATGGAACGGTACTAGCGGCAATGAAAAAGAATGCGGTGTTGGTCAATGTAGGTCGCGGGACCTTGGTGGATGAACCGGCTCTGCTGGCGGCAGTGAAGAGCGGCCACCTCTTTGGGGCCGGTTTGGATGTGGTGAAAGATGAGCCTCTCAGCGGAGAGAACCCACTTCTCGGGGAGCCACGTATCTTTGTCACGCCACATATCGCGGGATCTACAGATGTGATGCTCGATGGCACTTTGAGGTATCTGGGTGAGGTCTTGGCCGAGTATCGAAATGGATTGCGATCAGCGGGAATAATCAATGACCCTATAAAACCTAGAGTGCTTCTGCGAAAGCCTTTTAACGGTGACAAATCGCACAACAAAAGCTCTCTAGTGGCGGCAGGCTGA
- a CDS encoding DUF2490 domain-containing protein, with product MSLPKLTLSLALLTTCTAAALAQQTEALPELDPYLKVNASVRFRLQAANTREGGDPTQLTIGPDLELYLKPLVRLKKITAFDLDEAKARPLIFTEGYRYLATPGSPSTNRMVLTITGHYPLRLQLLLTDRNRADLDWTNGTFKWRYRNRLQTERPMNIRSYHPIPYISAEVYYQEQYQKWGTTELYAGCLFPIKKRYEFDLYYEHQNNTGKSPNSQLEGIGLKLNMFFSVK from the coding sequence ATGTCCCTTCCGAAGCTCACGTTGTCCTTAGCACTGCTGACGACGTGCACGGCTGCCGCGTTGGCGCAGCAGACAGAAGCTCTGCCCGAGCTGGACCCATATCTCAAGGTGAATGCAAGCGTGCGATTCAGACTGCAGGCCGCAAATACCAGAGAGGGTGGCGATCCAACTCAATTAACGATAGGCCCAGATCTGGAGCTCTATCTAAAGCCTCTAGTCCGATTGAAGAAGATAACAGCGTTTGACCTCGATGAGGCAAAGGCTCGTCCGTTGATCTTCACTGAGGGATACCGGTATCTTGCAACCCCCGGCTCGCCCTCAACCAATCGAATGGTGCTGACGATAACAGGGCACTATCCGCTGAGGCTCCAACTTCTGCTCACAGACAGAAATCGTGCCGACCTGGACTGGACGAACGGAACATTCAAGTGGCGCTATCGCAACAGGCTTCAGACCGAGAGGCCAATGAACATTCGTTCCTATCACCCAATCCCCTACATCAGTGCCGAGGTTTATTACCAGGAACAGTATCAAAAATGGGGTACAACCGAACTTTATGCAGGTTGCTTGTTTCCTATAAAGAAGAGATACGAATTCGATCTCTACTACGAACATCAGAACAACACCGGTAAGAGTCCGAACAGCCAACTCGAAGGCATTGGACTCAAGCTGAATATGTTCTTTTCCGTGAAATGA
- a CDS encoding sigma-54-dependent Fis family transcriptional regulator, which produces MTHSALHVTEELCEEKLPIQGGPYPSATLSSYLDDRLRFEMLMTELSTQFAGVTSASIDEKTVCAQKRIAETLELDRSTLVQLRDNERFVLTHSWQLPDLKPFPGFAIKDLPWMANEILCGETVCFASIDDLPAEAYMEKEVARRFGPRSNATFPLRVGGKVIGALAFGTVHHERVWPETLITRLKFFVEMIGSALARTRAEDDTKKALEEVQRLRDQLQRENIYLQQEVKSARGHRGLIGNSTALRKVLEQVDQVAGTNSSVLLCGETGTGKELIASAIHELSPRGKRPMVRLNCAAIPETLIESELFGREKGAYTGALSRQAGRFEVAHGSTLFLDEIGELPLDVQSKLLRALQEKQVERLGSSKSISFDVRIVAATNRHLETEIREKRFRSDLFYRLNVFPIHMPALRDRIEDIPLLVEAFVHEFSKSFGKPIESIDKDCMQALQMYRWPGNIRELRNTVERAMILANGPRLRIYPPSSALGELTHSMLLSDAERGHLRNVLEITGGRIRGKGGAAELLGLKPTTLDSMLVRHGITSKLEH; this is translated from the coding sequence ATGACCCATTCAGCTCTGCATGTCACGGAAGAATTGTGTGAAGAAAAGCTACCGATTCAGGGGGGACCCTATCCTTCAGCCACGCTGAGTTCATATCTAGACGATAGACTCAGATTCGAAATGTTGATGACGGAGCTTTCAACGCAGTTCGCAGGCGTGACCTCCGCGTCCATCGATGAAAAGACCGTCTGTGCCCAAAAGCGAATTGCAGAAACCCTGGAGCTCGACCGCAGCACTCTCGTTCAATTACGTGATAACGAGCGTTTCGTGCTAACCCACAGCTGGCAACTCCCTGACCTAAAGCCATTTCCTGGATTCGCGATCAAAGATCTCCCTTGGATGGCGAACGAAATTCTCTGTGGTGAAACGGTCTGTTTCGCCTCCATCGACGATCTTCCCGCCGAAGCGTACATGGAGAAGGAAGTCGCACGTCGGTTCGGACCACGCTCCAACGCTACCTTCCCACTTAGAGTAGGGGGCAAGGTCATCGGAGCGTTGGCGTTCGGGACAGTACACCATGAGCGAGTTTGGCCAGAGACGCTCATTACCCGGTTGAAGTTTTTTGTCGAGATGATTGGGAGTGCTCTTGCGCGAACCCGCGCAGAAGATGACACGAAGAAAGCGCTCGAGGAAGTGCAGCGCCTTCGCGATCAGCTTCAACGTGAAAACATCTATTTGCAACAGGAAGTGAAGTCTGCTCGCGGGCACAGAGGCCTGATAGGCAATAGCACAGCGCTCCGAAAGGTGCTGGAACAGGTCGATCAGGTGGCCGGCACTAACTCCAGCGTTCTCTTGTGTGGTGAAACAGGAACAGGAAAAGAGCTCATCGCGTCCGCTATCCATGAACTAAGTCCGCGCGGCAAACGGCCCATGGTCAGGTTGAACTGCGCAGCGATCCCGGAAACTCTTATCGAGAGTGAACTCTTTGGCCGCGAGAAGGGTGCCTACACAGGGGCGCTTTCAAGGCAGGCTGGGCGCTTTGAAGTGGCTCACGGCTCGACGCTCTTTCTGGATGAGATCGGAGAGCTACCTCTTGACGTGCAATCCAAGCTGCTGCGCGCACTCCAGGAAAAGCAGGTCGAACGCCTGGGCAGCTCCAAGAGCATATCTTTTGATGTGCGAATTGTTGCGGCGACCAATCGTCATCTGGAGACAGAGATCCGGGAGAAACGATTCAGGAGCGATCTCTTCTATCGATTGAATGTATTCCCGATCCACATGCCAGCTCTGCGTGACCGCATCGAGGATATTCCTTTACTTGTCGAGGCCTTTGTTCATGAGTTCTCAAAGTCCTTCGGTAAGCCAATCGAATCGATAGACAAAGACTGCATGCAGGCTCTGCAAATGTATCGATGGCCGGGCAATATCCGTGAACTACGCAATACTGTTGAACGGGCCATGATTCTTGCCAATGGTCCAAGACTCCGTATCTACCCTCCATCAAGCGCTTTGGGGGAGCTCACACATAGCATGCTTCTAAGCGATGCAGAGCGTGGGCATCTACGCAATGTTCTTGAAATCACAGGTGGAAGGATACGAGGCAAAGGTGGAGCGGCGGAATTGCTCGGTCTGAAACCGACGACTCTAGATTCCATGTTGGTTCGCCATGGCATCACTTCGAAACTCGAACACTGA
- a CDS encoding YceI family protein, with protein sequence MSTTVATPAITTWNVDSTHSVVEFKVKHMMISNLKGNFTSVTGTLSLHENDLTQSSVEASIEIASIHTRDEGRDAHLKGEDFFDAEQFPTMQLKSTHIALKSDGEVVVTGDLTIKGVTHSVQFAVEGPSPATKDPWGNTRIGLSATTKINRKEFGLTWNAALEAGGLMVSEDVSITLDLEFVKQA encoded by the coding sequence ATGAGCACCACAGTTGCAACCCCCGCAATCACCACCTGGAACGTCGATTCGACTCACTCCGTTGTCGAGTTCAAGGTCAAACACATGATGATCTCCAACCTGAAGGGTAACTTCACCAGCGTGACCGGCACACTATCTCTGCATGAGAATGATCTGACGCAGTCGAGCGTGGAGGCATCGATCGAGATTGCTTCGATCCACACACGGGATGAGGGCCGCGATGCCCACCTGAAGGGTGAGGACTTCTTCGACGCCGAGCAGTTTCCGACGATGCAGTTGAAGTCCACGCACATCGCGCTGAAGTCAGATGGCGAAGTCGTAGTCACGGGCGACCTGACGATCAAGGGTGTCACCCACAGCGTGCAGTTCGCGGTAGAAGGGCCGTCTCCGGCGACGAAGGATCCGTGGGGCAACACGCGCATTGGTCTGTCGGCGACCACGAAGATCAATCGCAAGGAGTTCGGGCTGACCTGGAACGCAGCCCTCGAGGCCGGCGGTTTGATGGTGAGCGAGGATGTCAGCATCACTCTGGACCTGGAGTTCGTGAAGCAGGCATAA
- a CDS encoding class I SAM-dependent methyltransferase: protein MKISEATALIRTPVIERAQPQSWCDLGCGSGTFTTALAQLLASGSTIHAVDLDQGALKRIPEQYHGVTIRKVLGDLRSSSLRLPAADGILMANTLHFIEDQHLFLKKLLSVTDRFLIVEYERSRPTPWGPYPVGFERLRELSSEAGLKRVERLATRASRFGGTIYSALAGRS, encoded by the coding sequence ATGAAGATCAGTGAGGCAACAGCCCTCATCCGTACTCCCGTCATTGAGCGGGCGCAACCTCAATCCTGGTGCGATCTCGGTTGTGGCAGCGGAACGTTCACAACGGCGCTTGCGCAGTTGTTGGCTTCCGGGAGTACCATTCATGCCGTTGATCTGGACCAGGGAGCGCTGAAAAGAATTCCTGAGCAGTATCACGGTGTCACAATCCGTAAGGTTCTGGGAGATCTACGCAGCTCTAGCCTTCGGCTTCCCGCGGCAGATGGGATTCTCATGGCAAACACTCTGCACTTCATTGAGGACCAACATCTGTTCCTGAAAAAACTCTTGTCTGTGACCGATCGTTTCCTGATTGTGGAATATGAGCGGTCTAGGCCAACTCCTTGGGGACCATATCCGGTTGGCTTCGAGAGACTCCGAGAACTCTCCAGCGAGGCAGGATTGAAGCGCGTAGAAAGACTGGCAACACGGGCATCGCGGTTTGGTGGCACCATCTATTCAGCCTTAGCCGGGCGATCCTAA